The genomic stretch TTCAATTACCTACTACAGATCATATTATTGTAAACTTATAGGAGCAAAAAAGCCCCTATgttaacacacatacacatattgcATTGAAAAAAATGATCTTCCTAGAGTTAAGCAATTTAGGTTAAGTTCCGACTTTGTTCCtaaatagttgtgtgacttttagaaaatcattttacttctctagctCTCAGTCTCTCCAGctgtaaagaaaataatagatttttaatGCCCTTTGTGCAGTGGTGTGCTGTTAAAAGTTTAACAATAGGCTCACTGGGGGGAAAAAGTATGCAAGAAGCAAATTTTAGCTAAAACTATATTATTACCATTCTTCCATCATTTTCTCAAGTCTAGAtcaatatatataaacattacatTAAGCACTGATTTATAGCAGTTGCCATTTTTAAGGTATAGACCAACCTAATTTTATTGCACTTCAATTTATTGCATTTCACAGataatttcttattttcaaaTTTCAAGTCTGTGGCAATCCTGTGTCCTATACGTCTATcagtgtcacattttggtaattttgCTAATTTCAGACTTTTCTATTATCATTCTGTCTCTTATAgtcatcagtgatctttgatgatACTATCAGAATTATTTTTGAGTGCCACAAACCATGTCCACATGAGATGCTgaacttaataagtgttttgtGTCTTCTGACTGCTCAAAAACCAGCCATTCccgtctccctccctctcctcattccctgagacacaacaatgattttttaaaacatttttctctttcaagtTATGAttaacaattcctttttttttcagggcaatgggggttaagtgacttgcccagggtcacacagctaataagtgtcaagtgtctgaggccggatttgaactcaggtactcctgagtccagggccagtgttttatccactgtgccaactagctgcccccacaacaatgatttttttaaaaaataataaacattgaattatacttttgagttccaaatttgatccctccttccttccatgagatggtaagcaatcagatgtgggttatacatgtggaattgtttaaaacattaccatattagtcattttttattagaaaacttgaataaaagaaaaaatgaaagaaagtgaaaaatagcatgcttcagttcaATCAATAATTTGGCCATTAGTcatttgggactgtcttggatcattgtattgctgagaatagttaagtcattcacagttcttcatcaatgtTGCTGTGactgtgcacagcattctcctggttctgctcacttcattaacAATCAGTTCATacgtctttccaggcttttctgaaatcattctgcttgtcatttcttatagcacaataatattccatcaccaccatacacaacagtttgtttagccattccccaactgatggacattccattgatttccaattcatatccaccacaaaaagagctgctataaagagttttgtacaaataagtcttttcttttttgaggggatgAGAAATAATGATATTAAGGAATATTACTTAAACTTAGTTGATAAAACAGAGGCATGGTATGAAAGGAATGACTCCAATTTTGAAATAAGTTCTACTGTGGGCAAACTGCTATCAAATAGCACTGCATGCTACAGAAAAATCTTTCATGAAAAGAAGAGTTAATCAATGTGACAAACTTCCTTGTTGtcctattttaagaaattgccacagccagcCCAGCCTTCAATAACCACAATCAGTTGgcagccatcaacatcaaggAAAGAAGCTccaccagaaaaaaatatatatatgactcATTGAGATtatggttagcatttttagcaacaaagtgttttttaattaaaatatgtgCATTGTTTCTTTAGATATAATATTGCTGCACACATAATAGACTACAgaatagtgtaaacataactttatatgcactgggaacccaaaaaattcatgtgatttGATTTATTACAATACTCACTTTATTGAGGTGGTATAGAACTGAAGCCAAAGTATCTCTGAGGTATACctgtataaatgctcacactgaaaatttaacaattagctcttcGAGCCAATAATAGTTGGCTCCATCACATCGCTGCCTTTCCAGGAATAACAATCTACAAATCCCTGAATTACCTAAAACTGTTTTTAATGAAAACTCATAAACAATAGACATCgatttgttaaaaaaaactattattttatttatatttttactacaaaatataattatttcttttttgtggggggaggcaatgggattaagtgacttgccaagggtcacacagttagtaagtgtctgaggccaattttgaactcaggtcctcttaactccaaagccagtgctctctccactgcataaTCTAGCTTCCCCTGAAGTATAATTATTCCTTAATCCAATATCTTATATTTTCTAAATGACTTcataatatgaaatataaaaaatggtaaaaaaaaacacattaaaagatATTCTCGAGCGCCGCGCGACCCccgctcctccctcctcctcttcctctttcctcttctcttcttcctcctccggTGCCCAGAGCGCCCGTGCCCCGCCATGGCTGACCAGCTGACCGAGGAGCAGATTGCAGAGTTCAAGGAGGCCTTTTCCCTGTTTGATAAGGATGGAGATGGGACCATCACCACCAAGGAGTTGGGTACAGTGATGCGATCCCTGGGTCAGAACCCAACGGAGGCTGAGCTCCAAGATATGATCAATGAGGTGGATGCAGATGGAAATGGGACCATTGACTTCCCTGAATTCCTGACCATGATGGCAAGGAAAATGAAGGACACAGACAGCGAGGAAGAGATCCGAGAGGCGTTCCGCGTTTTTGACAAGGATGGGAACGGCTATATCAGTGCTGCGGAGCTTCGTCACGTGATGACCAACCTCGGGGAGAAGCTGACCGACGAGGAGGTGGACGAGATGATCCGAGAGGCAGACATAGATGGCGATGGCCAAGTTAACTATGAAGAGTTTGTACAGATGATGACCGCGAAGTGAAGGCCCCGGGCAGCTGGTGATGCCCATTCTCCtttgatctctctctcctctctcgcgctctctctctccgACACTCTTACTCGCATAACCTGGTTCTAAGCCAACCCTGACTGACGACTGAGAATCCGACATAAAGCAACACGAGATTTGTCCCAAGCTGCATGACTGCTCTTtgatctcctccctcccttcttccctctcccccccctccccccgggaCCTCCCAGCACCTCCACTGACCCCTCAGAcggcccctccccagccccccaccAAACAGGGGATATGCCCTCGTGGCTCTCCATagcttccctcctctcccttggATTTCTGACCTTGTTTTCGGTGGCCAGTGCTGGTCCCATGCCGGGAGCTACACAGGAGTGGGGAGAGTGTCCCTACCTGGGCCAGGAAAGCCAAACCCTTTAGATGTTTGCATGCGTCTGACACTGTGGTTCTGTGTGCGAAACCTTCGGGGGGCCATGGTGAAAGGTCTGCAGGAGTTCCAACAGgaggtgttggggtggggggtgggcatgAAGACAGTGTGGCGCCACCCAGCGTGGCCTTGGAAAGTGAGGAGAAGGGAAGTGTAGGCGCTGGTTGGGGGTAGGACAGGTGAAGAAAAGGAGGTTGACGTGAACATTACAAACCCATTGGCTTTTATTCCCAAATCATCAGCGATTGGCTCTACCAAGTTCTGGCctgtgggagaggaggggagaggagtccCTGCCCCCTTGGCACCGTGTATAAATTGTAAATGTCCGTACTCCTAAAGCAATCTCTCCAGCTGTTCTGTAAATATCTGGTGCTAATCCCCGCgcacccctccccagccccccagcCCCCCAGCCGGCTTCCTCTGCTCCAGCCCCCCACTTTGAGTGAATGTGTCAGTGGTCGCTTGGCAATGTGCTCGagtctttggttttgtttttctttttcaggcaaATCCATATatagcttgggggtgggggtgggggggtgaccCAACTACCGTTATTGATCATAGCTACAAGAAGAGCAATGTAGGAGCCCCTGAGCCGTCCAGGCCGGGCCGTCCGCgctcccctctctgcccctcCGCGTCTTCGTAGTGACCGCTGCCGCTGTAGGTCTGGCCTCTGTCTCTGCTAGTCAGCCTCCCTCCGCTTGCCCCCTCCCTCTGCCCGATAGCATGATCAGCAAACTCTCTTCTTATCAGCAACCAGTTCTTTCTTCACTTAACATTTGGCACGAGGAAGGAGCCATGGGCAGACTGGCCTTTTCCTCCTTaggttctttccctttctctcctcatgccccccaacccccaatgCCCAGGTGGATCAAATTGACCCTTCTCGAGCCTGGCAAGGAGGCAGGCCGCCCGACCCGAGAGATTTCTCTCCTGCCCAGCCCCTGGTGCCTCCCTCCCAGGGGAAGGAGAGGTAGAAACCCAGCCAAGGGCCATGGTGGGCAAGCAAGTCAGGATGAGGCTGTGGCTATTTGGGGAgtggtttgattttgttttgttctgttttttaaaccgggcaatattgtgttcagttcaagCTGTGAAGAAAAATATAGATCAATGTTTTCCAATAAAATACAGTGActacctggggaaaaaaaaaaaaaaagatattctcaTTCAAACACTTGAGACAATTACAATTTCAATCAACCAAGGTAAGCTTAAATCAAATAAGCAGGTTACAGCGTATAAACATGAATCtgataatgaattaattaataattatttgtatacAGGCATAGTTTAAAGTCTATTTATCCCCTTCAGTAGCTGAAATATCTTCAGCTAGAACATTTGTACATCCATTGCAAACAGCCACAAAGCAAATTTTTCATAAAAAGGAATCACATCATTCATACTGCTATGCCACTTTAAATCTCCTGTGAGGTTACTAGTAAACACAGAACCAACTGCACAGATGCCTAAGAAGTAGGGAGCTTAGACAGAATCTTTGAGGGGAAGTGCTTCTTAGTAATATAGCAATGACTAGGAGTGCCTTCAAAAGACCATAGTTTTgataaagaggaagaaagcatCCACCAGTTCCTCTCACCCTCTCCTGCTGATTCTTTCAAACCTCAGCCCTTTCAGAGAGAAGGGTTTGGACACTGCACCTttctcaaggatttttttttcctaaacaacTTCTTTCTCCCCATgcatctctcttctttctggtTAAGATAAAAAGTCACCAAGTATTATGGATGCTATATAGAGGGTTCTGGGCAGACAGAAAAACAGTGTTGTCATTCCCGTCATCTAAAAGATGCTTAGCTGTTTATTTAGTCAGAAACAATTACAACCAAACTTGAGAATAGAAatgacagaggaaggaaggaaggaaggaaggaaggaaggaaggaaggaaggaaggaaggaaggaaggaaggaaggaaggaaggaaggaaggaaggaaggaagggaaggaatgaacaaaggaacgaaggaacgaacgaaggaatgaaggaaggagggaggaaggaccaaaggaacaaaggaacgaaggaaggagggaaggaacgaaggaagaaatgaaggaatgaaagaaagaaggaaagaaggaaatgaggcaaTATGAAAGGAAGGATTTTGCATGTATGTGTTTTCCCCAAAGAATAAAATGACCAAGAAAGCATCTAGTTCATATTCTACATTTTCAGAGTAAGCATCCAACAAGACTTGCCATGATAACTAAATttattattaactgtgtatttcatGATGTTAGTGACAATATGTTAATGTGATTTTTTACGTCCTCCTGCAGTGAACAGATGGCTCCTTTTACTTTACTTTCCACATCAAGTGTGATTATTTCTTAGTGCCAAAAGCAACCTGCCGTTCTTCGGTCTCCAGTCTAATTTTTTATGTTGGTAAAACACAGCAGGACTTGTTATCAGTTGGATGGCATCTTAATAAAAAGAGACATGCCAACATATTGACATGATGTTCAAGGGGAAGTTTTACCCCTAAGCCCCCTTCAAAAATGAAGGGAGGGggctaaagatttttttaaatcaggtaaAGAACTCACCAGTTTCAAGATGTTCTATTACAATTGTTGGGCCAGACGCCAAGATGCAAAATTAGCCTTCTTTTGTTCCCATATCCAAGCATCTCACTCAGGGCTCTGATCTTTCATCCTGTGTAATGATAATTAGCTATAACATATTCCAAAGTTGAATGTAAGCAGGAATACATTAACATTGAGATCCGTGTGGGGGTAATTTTCATTGGGAAGATGACAAAGAAGGGCACAGACTGACACATACAACACAAAATTCTCCAAGATTCATGAATTCAGAACATTCTTTCCAAACTCATGAAGGATAAATCCATTAGTCAGATCAGTTTACCTGAAAGCTGGTTACAATGGATGATATTAACCAACTTCAGCAGAACATCTGACAGAAGACAATATGAGTGGTTAATTCTTTGTCCCTCTTTGAAATAAAGAAGAATAATGTTTCAAATAGGTTGTCTCTTTAAAATAGGAAGTAATacctatattaatttatatttttatttagaaataatttgGAAGAACTATTCATTGTCAAGAAAGTAAGCATAACTACTTCGGGTATATTGATACTGAGACAAATAACTAGAATTGTATTAGTTCTTTATTTATCCATACAATTAACATTGAAATTGGTGTAAATATCAATGCCAAAGCCCTTGGGAACACATATTTATTGGCTTTACTCACTtgctcagaagccatctagttaaATCTCC from Dromiciops gliroides isolate mDroGli1 chromosome 6, mDroGli1.pri, whole genome shotgun sequence encodes the following:
- the LOC122731112 gene encoding calmodulin-1, coding for MADQLTEEQIAEFKEAFSLFDKDGDGTITTKELGTVMRSLGQNPTEAELQDMINEVDADGNGTIDFPEFLTMMARKMKDTDSEEEIREAFRVFDKDGNGYISAAELRHVMTNLGEKLTDEEVDEMIREADIDGDGQVNYEEFVQMMTAK